From Streptomyces sp. TLI_105, the proteins below share one genomic window:
- a CDS encoding acetoacetate--CoA ligase, with protein MTSAAPTEPLWQPDEERIATAAVTRFQAWAAEHHGAPAEGGYPALHRWSVEDLEAFWQAVVEWFDLRFSTPYERVLGDRSMPGADWFPGATLNYAEHALRAADERPHDTALLHVDETHEPTPVTWGELRRQVGSLAAELRALGVNPGDRVSGYLPNVPQAVVALLATAAVGAVWTSCAPDFGARSVLDRFQQVEPVVLFTVDGYRYGGKEHDRRDTVAELRAELPTLRAVVHIPLLGTPAPEGTLAWSDLVAADVEPVYEQVPFAHPLWVLYSSGTTGLPKAIVQSQGGILVEHVKQLGLHCDLGPEDVFFWYTSTGWMMWNFLVSGLLTGTTVVLYDGSPGYPDTAAQWRVAERTRATLYGTSAAYVMACAKAEVHPGRDFDLSAVKCVATTGSPLPPDGFRWLHDEVRENLWIASVSGGTDVCSCFAGAVPTLPVHIGELQAAGLGTDLQSWDPSGKPLIGEVGELVVTNPMPSMPIHFWNDPDGSRYRDSYFEMFPGVWRHGDWITITDRGSVVIHGRSDSTLNRQGVRMGSADIYEAVERLPEIRESLVIGLEEPDGGYWMPLFVHLVEGATLDEELIDRIKRTIRSELSPRHVPDEIIEVPGVPHTLTGKRIEVPVKRLLQGTPLAKAVNAGSVDDLGLLHFYETLAADRRG; from the coding sequence ATGACATCCGCAGCGCCGACCGAGCCGCTCTGGCAGCCCGACGAGGAACGCATCGCCACGGCCGCCGTCACCCGCTTCCAGGCCTGGGCCGCCGAGCACCACGGCGCCCCGGCCGAGGGCGGGTACCCGGCGCTCCACCGCTGGTCGGTCGAGGACCTCGAAGCCTTCTGGCAGGCCGTCGTCGAGTGGTTCGACCTCCGTTTCTCCACCCCGTACGAGCGGGTCCTCGGCGACCGCTCGATGCCCGGTGCCGACTGGTTCCCCGGAGCCACCCTCAACTACGCCGAGCACGCCCTGCGCGCCGCCGACGAGCGCCCCCATGACACGGCCCTGCTCCATGTGGACGAGACACATGAGCCCACGCCGGTCACCTGGGGCGAGCTCCGCCGCCAGGTCGGCTCCCTCGCCGCCGAGCTCCGCGCCCTCGGCGTGAACCCCGGCGACCGCGTCAGCGGCTACCTGCCCAACGTCCCGCAGGCCGTCGTCGCCCTCCTCGCCACCGCCGCCGTCGGCGCCGTGTGGACCTCCTGCGCCCCCGACTTCGGCGCCCGCAGCGTCCTCGACCGCTTCCAGCAGGTCGAGCCGGTCGTCCTCTTCACCGTCGACGGCTACCGCTACGGCGGCAAGGAGCACGACCGCCGCGACACCGTCGCCGAGCTGCGCGCCGAGCTGCCCACCCTCCGCGCCGTCGTGCACATCCCGCTCCTCGGCACCCCGGCCCCCGAAGGCACCCTCGCCTGGTCCGACCTGGTCGCCGCGGACGTCGAGCCGGTCTACGAGCAGGTGCCGTTCGCGCACCCGCTGTGGGTCCTGTACTCCTCCGGCACGACCGGCCTGCCGAAGGCGATCGTGCAGTCCCAGGGCGGCATCCTCGTCGAGCACGTCAAGCAGCTGGGCCTGCACTGCGACCTCGGCCCCGAGGACGTGTTCTTCTGGTACACCTCCACCGGCTGGATGATGTGGAACTTCCTCGTCTCCGGCCTCCTCACCGGCACGACCGTCGTCCTGTACGACGGCAGCCCCGGCTACCCCGACACCGCCGCCCAGTGGCGGGTCGCCGAGCGCACCCGCGCCACCCTCTACGGCACCTCCGCCGCGTACGTGATGGCCTGCGCCAAGGCGGAGGTCCACCCCGGCCGGGACTTCGACCTCTCCGCCGTGAAGTGCGTCGCCACCACCGGCTCCCCGTTGCCCCCCGACGGCTTCCGCTGGCTCCACGACGAGGTCCGCGAGAACCTGTGGATCGCCTCCGTCAGCGGCGGCACGGACGTCTGCTCCTGCTTCGCGGGCGCCGTCCCCACGCTCCCCGTCCACATCGGCGAGCTCCAGGCGGCCGGCCTCGGCACCGACCTCCAGTCCTGGGACCCCTCGGGGAAGCCCCTGATCGGCGAGGTCGGCGAACTCGTCGTCACCAACCCCATGCCGTCCATGCCGATCCACTTCTGGAACGACCCCGACGGCAGCCGCTACCGCGACAGCTACTTCGAGATGTTCCCGGGCGTCTGGCGCCACGGCGACTGGATCACGATCACGGACCGAGGCTCGGTCGTCATCCACGGCCGCTCGGACTCCACCCTGAACCGCCAGGGCGTCCGGATGGGAAGCGCCGATATCTACGAGGCCGTCGAGCGCCTCCCCGAGATCCGCGAGTCCCTGGTCATCGGCCTGGAGGAGCCGGACGGCGGATACTGGATGCCGCTCTTCGTGCACCTCGTGGAGGGCGCCACCCTGGACGAGGAGCTGATCGACCGCATCAAGCGGACGATCCGCAGCGAACTCTCCCCGCGCCACGTCCCCGACGAGATCATCGAGGTCCCGGGCGTCCCGCACACCCTCACGGGCAAGCGCATCGAGGTCCCGGTCAAGCGCCTCCTCCAGGGCACCCCCCTGGCCAAGGCCGTCAACGCCGGCTCGGTGGACGACCTCGGTCTCCTCCACTTCTACGAGACCCTCGCGGCCGACCGCCGAGGCTGA
- a CDS encoding CU044_5270 family protein: protein MNAFTPRPSRADADELLRAELAELLPPPPVPDLTAERNQHLRHAVLRTALAGGDGATARPVRARRPRQGLRLGWIAAPVAACAVVAGVAVLAPQDGSAGSPGRISAGQPVSPEAVRVLSGAALAAAAAPAPDARPGGYVYVKSLVAHAGRDAAGGPAALPPAHQREVWLSVDGSRPGLLREPGAADTELGVELPVYELEHRGATPRKTTAAAAPPSVTNPTHAYVATLPTDPAVLLRLIRDQTRADGGDADQRAFTAIGTLLAETWAPPKVTAALYEAAARIPGVTVLPSAKDAAGREGVAVARTSHGEQTQWIFDRTTSAFLGERTVLTEDTSAGRTGTVLGVSAVLAKAAAPARGELPKG from the coding sequence ATGAACGCCTTCACCCCCCGCCCGTCGCGCGCCGACGCGGACGAGCTCCTGCGTGCCGAGCTCGCCGAGCTGCTGCCCCCGCCTCCGGTGCCCGATCTGACGGCGGAGCGGAACCAGCACCTCAGGCACGCCGTCCTGCGGACCGCCCTGGCCGGCGGGGACGGCGCGACCGCCCGTCCGGTGCGTGCGCGCCGTCCGCGTCAGGGGCTCCGGCTCGGCTGGATCGCCGCGCCGGTGGCCGCCTGCGCGGTCGTCGCCGGCGTCGCCGTGCTCGCGCCCCAGGACGGGTCGGCCGGTTCCCCGGGCCGCATCTCGGCCGGACAGCCCGTCTCGCCCGAGGCCGTGCGGGTCCTGTCCGGTGCGGCGCTCGCCGCGGCCGCCGCTCCCGCGCCGGACGCCCGGCCCGGTGGGTACGTCTACGTCAAGAGCCTCGTCGCCCACGCGGGGCGCGACGCGGCCGGTGGTCCCGCCGCGCTGCCGCCCGCGCATCAGCGCGAGGTGTGGCTCTCCGTCGACGGCAGCCGGCCCGGTCTGCTGCGCGAGCCCGGTGCCGCCGACACGGAGCTCGGCGTCGAGCTGCCCGTGTACGAGCTGGAGCATCGCGGGGCCACGCCCCGGAAGACCACCGCCGCCGCGGCCCCGCCTTCCGTCACGAACCCGACGCACGCGTACGTGGCGACCCTTCCCACGGATCCGGCGGTGCTGTTGCGCCTGATCCGGGACCAGACGCGCGCGGACGGGGGCGACGCCGACCAGCGGGCGTTCACCGCGATCGGGACCCTGCTCGCCGAGACCTGGGCGCCGCCGAAGGTCACCGCCGCGCTGTACGAGGCGGCGGCGCGGATCCCCGGGGTGACCGTGCTGCCGTCCGCGAAGGACGCGGCCGGTCGCGAGGGCGTCGCCGTGGCCCGTACCTCCCACGGCGAGCAGACCCAGTGGATCTTCGACCGGACGACGTCGGCGTTCCTCGGTGAGCGCACGGTGCTCACCGAGGACACGTCGGCCGGGCGGACCGGGACGGTCCTCGGGGTCTCGGCCGTGCTCGCCAAGGCGGCCGCCCCCGCGCGCGGGGAGCTGCCGAAGGGCTGA
- a CDS encoding RNA polymerase sigma factor, with product MRDRFRAGDPTALGEAYDEHARVLYHYAYRVCGDRAAAEDVVSAAFLEAWRCRGKVHADGGSLRPWLLGIATNIMRGAAREARRRDAALARIPERGVLPDFADDVLARMTDGEQIRAARAALGRLRRREREVFTLVVWAGLDYAAAGEALGIPVGTVRSRLSRARERLRKLAEAELRAARRRERSAAAAVRSAGRPAPGGAPAGAGGSLPAAEGARGSVTEEARGSVAVLGAPRVSGFPAVSGSPAVPLPSPSAMPGALTVPVSVPGPVPDPSAVPALSPGTVPPPLAVPAPPSDPLAVPGSRSIHSTVRPALAPRPTSENQA from the coding sequence ATGAGAGATCGTTTCCGCGCCGGGGACCCCACGGCGCTCGGCGAGGCGTACGACGAGCACGCACGCGTGCTGTACCACTACGCCTACCGGGTGTGCGGGGACCGGGCGGCCGCGGAGGACGTCGTGTCCGCCGCGTTCCTGGAGGCCTGGCGCTGCCGCGGGAAGGTGCACGCCGACGGCGGCAGCCTGCGGCCGTGGCTGCTCGGCATCGCGACCAACATCATGCGCGGCGCGGCCCGCGAGGCGCGCAGGCGGGACGCCGCGCTCGCCCGTATCCCCGAGCGCGGCGTCCTGCCGGACTTCGCCGACGACGTCCTCGCCCGGATGACGGACGGCGAGCAGATCCGCGCCGCCCGTGCCGCGCTCGGCAGACTCAGGCGGCGTGAGCGCGAGGTCTTCACGCTCGTGGTGTGGGCGGGCCTGGACTACGCCGCGGCCGGGGAGGCGCTGGGAATCCCGGTCGGCACCGTCCGCTCCCGACTGTCCCGGGCCCGTGAACGGCTCCGGAAACTCGCCGAGGCCGAACTGCGCGCGGCGCGGCGCCGGGAGCGGTCCGCCGCTGCGGCGGTCCGCTCGGCCGGGCGGCCCGCCCCTGGCGGTGCCCCGGCCGGGGCGGGCGGCTCGCTTCCCGCCGCCGAGGGGGCACGCGGCTCCGTCACCGAGGAGGCACGCGGATCCGTCGCGGTGCTTGGAGCCCCTCGGGTGTCCGGTTTCCCCGCGGTGTCCGGATCCCCCGCGGTGCCGCTGCCGTCGCCGAGCGCCATGCCCGGGGCCCTGACGGTGCCCGTGTCCGTGCCGGGACCGGTGCCCGACCCCTCGGCGGTGCCTGCGCTCTCGCCGGGAACCGTGCCCCCACCCCTCGCGGTGCCGGCGCCCCCGTCCGACCCCCTCGCCGTACCCGGCTCCCGCTCCATCCACTCGACCGTCCGCCCGGCCCTCGCGCCCCGACCCACCTCGGAGAACCAGGCATGA
- a CDS encoding serine protease translates to MNDSSTHGRTPGSTAGPRTAGRRTVLRTLALAGVLAGTTFSAPPPTAVAASEAPETYTLTIRHLDRAGHATGGYRTHVTGISGPGAREEAAPYDESGTVTVRLPKGRYLLDSTLYGPDPATGTDWVVQPRLDLNGDRTVTVDARTTAPVDVRPPESGARRLNGIGFVEVTHEGTTRSANILTAREGLRVAHLGPASEPGSVKEWFDTYWSGARADYALGYTFTSDRALTGLVRHPAADKLATMRIRGAAPEGAGGTGSVSVQPGAGPTIGLAQSLRLPATATVLVTPERGLWDVTFTGPAAPGTPPNRYEANGIAVHAGATTTHTFDNAVFGPALDTRPGARPAGVRDGDRIALDIPLLADGDGHVPSAPRFRTATTTLHRDGVLIGTRRGEPGRAEFTTTPGAASYRLTASATRGDGTASGGRVTASWTFTSAAAARPAALPLSTIRFAPDLALDGTAPAGTPLRVPVTVQGAATGTGVRSLTVSMSADDGTTWTRVPVRDGRAEFRTPASGRSVSLRAELTDTRGNTLTQTQRNAFRIR, encoded by the coding sequence ATGAACGATTCCTCGACACACGGCCGTACGCCCGGCAGCACCGCCGGACCCCGTACCGCCGGCCGCCGCACCGTCCTGCGCACCCTGGCCCTCGCCGGAGTCCTCGCGGGCACGACCTTCTCCGCCCCGCCCCCGACCGCCGTGGCGGCGTCCGAGGCCCCCGAGACGTACACGCTGACGATCCGGCACCTCGACCGCGCGGGCCACGCCACCGGCGGCTACCGCACCCACGTCACCGGCATCTCGGGCCCGGGCGCGCGGGAGGAGGCCGCTCCCTACGACGAGTCCGGCACGGTCACCGTCCGCCTGCCCAAGGGGCGCTACCTGCTCGACTCCACGCTGTACGGCCCCGATCCGGCCACCGGGACCGACTGGGTCGTCCAGCCCCGCCTGGACCTGAACGGCGACAGGACCGTCACCGTCGACGCCCGGACGACCGCCCCGGTGGACGTCCGTCCGCCGGAGTCGGGCGCGCGCCGCCTGAACGGCATCGGGTTCGTCGAGGTCACCCACGAGGGGACCACCCGCTCGGCGAACATCCTGACGGCCCGTGAGGGACTGCGCGTGGCCCACCTCGGCCCGGCCTCGGAACCGGGCTCGGTCAAGGAGTGGTTCGACACCTACTGGTCCGGCGCCCGCGCCGACTACGCGCTCGGCTACACCTTCACCTCCGACCGCGCCCTGACCGGCCTCGTCCGGCACCCGGCGGCCGACAAGCTGGCCACCATGAGGATCCGGGGAGCCGCCCCCGAGGGCGCGGGCGGCACCGGGTCCGTATCCGTCCAGCCCGGCGCGGGCCCCACCATCGGCCTCGCCCAGTCCCTCCGGCTCCCCGCCACCGCGACCGTCCTCGTCACCCCGGAGCGCGGTCTCTGGGACGTCACCTTCACCGGCCCGGCCGCCCCCGGGACCCCGCCCAACCGCTACGAGGCGAACGGAATCGCGGTCCACGCGGGCGCGACCACCACCCACACCTTCGACAACGCCGTCTTCGGCCCCGCCCTCGACACGAGGCCCGGCGCCCGGCCGGCCGGCGTCCGCGACGGCGACAGGATCGCGCTCGACATCCCGCTGCTCGCCGACGGGGACGGCCACGTCCCGAGCGCACCGCGCTTCCGCACCGCGACCACCACGCTCCACCGCGACGGCGTCCTGATCGGCACCCGCCGGGGCGAGCCCGGCCGCGCCGAGTTCACGACCACCCCCGGAGCGGCCTCGTACCGACTGACCGCCTCGGCGACGCGGGGGGACGGCACGGCGTCCGGCGGACGCGTCACCGCCTCCTGGACCTTCACCTCGGCCGCCGCCGCCCGCCCGGCGGCCCTTCCCCTCAGCACCATCCGCTTCGCCCCCGACCTCGCCCTGGACGGCACCGCCCCTGCGGGAACCCCGCTCCGCGTGCCGGTCACCGTCCAGGGAGCGGCCACCGGGACCGGGGTGCGGTCCCTGACCGTGTCGATGTCCGCCGACGACGGCACCACCTGGACCCGGGTCCCGGTCCGCGACGGCCGGGCGGAATTCCGCACCCCCGCCTCGGGCAGGTCCGTCTCGCTCCGCGCCGAACTCACCGACACCCGGGGCAACACGCTGACCCAGACCCAGCGCAACGCCTTCCGCATCCGCTGA
- a CDS encoding aminotransferase class I/II-fold pyridoxal phosphate-dependent enzyme yields the protein MAAQYAIEGATAKGIAASVERGVSEGGLAPGDALPPVRRLADELGVSPGTVATAYKELRQRGLIVTRGRGGTVVAEVPSVASRRPPRVPAGLVDLAGGHPDPAFLPVLRPPAAVAPVYGSHRAAPRLAHLEALARAWFERDGVPAEHVTFAHGALDCIARLLSTELRPGDAVAVEDPGFHHLLDLVPALGLRTVPVTVDGEGLVPESLRAALRGGVRAVVCSPRGQCPTGAFFTRARRDELVAVLREFPEVLVVEDDHNAEVGGAAAHTLAAAGLDRWAQVRTVSKHLGIDLRWAGVACDAVTLARHDGRMLMTSGWVSHVLQETVADLLADHAVRDLVAAGEEAYAERRAALIGALGAYRIRAVGASGLNVWVPVRDESAVVNGLRTQGWWVAAGARFRIAAPPAVRITTATLAPADARSLAADFAEVLGDAQATYGG from the coding sequence GTGGCAGCACAATATGCGATCGAAGGGGCGACGGCCAAGGGGATCGCCGCGTCCGTGGAGCGGGGCGTGTCCGAGGGCGGGCTCGCCCCGGGCGACGCCCTGCCGCCCGTGCGGCGGCTCGCCGACGAGTTGGGGGTGAGTCCGGGGACCGTCGCCACGGCCTACAAGGAGCTGCGGCAGCGGGGACTGATCGTCACGCGGGGCCGGGGCGGGACCGTGGTCGCGGAGGTGCCGTCGGTGGCCTCCCGGCGTCCGCCGCGCGTGCCCGCCGGCCTGGTCGACCTGGCCGGCGGGCATCCGGACCCTGCGTTCCTCCCCGTACTGCGGCCCCCGGCGGCCGTCGCCCCGGTGTACGGATCCCACCGCGCCGCCCCGCGGCTCGCGCACCTGGAGGCACTGGCCAGGGCGTGGTTCGAGCGGGACGGGGTGCCGGCGGAGCACGTCACGTTCGCGCACGGCGCCCTCGACTGCATCGCGCGGCTGCTGTCGACGGAGCTGCGGCCCGGGGACGCCGTGGCGGTGGAGGACCCCGGGTTCCACCATCTGCTCGACCTGGTGCCCGCGTTGGGGCTGCGGACGGTCCCGGTGACGGTGGACGGCGAGGGACTCGTACCGGAGTCGCTGCGGGCCGCGCTGCGGGGCGGGGTGCGCGCGGTGGTGTGCAGTCCCCGGGGCCAGTGTCCGACCGGGGCGTTCTTCACGCGGGCGCGTAGGGACGAACTGGTGGCGGTGCTCCGGGAGTTCCCGGAGGTGCTCGTCGTCGAGGACGATCACAACGCGGAGGTCGGCGGGGCCGCGGCCCACACGCTCGCGGCGGCGGGGCTGGACCGGTGGGCGCAGGTGCGGACCGTGTCGAAGCACCTCGGCATCGACCTGCGCTGGGCCGGGGTCGCCTGCGACGCGGTGACGCTGGCGCGGCACGACGGGCGGATGCTGATGACCTCGGGCTGGGTCAGTCACGTCCTGCAGGAGACGGTGGCGGACCTCCTCGCCGACCACGCGGTACGGGATCTGGTGGCGGCGGGCGAGGAGGCGTACGCGGAGCGGCGCGCAGCGCTGATCGGCGCGCTCGGCGCGTACCGGATCCGTGCGGTCGGGGCGAGCGGCCTGAACGTGTGGGTGCCCGTGCGGGACGAGTCGGCGGTGGTGAACGGGCTGCGGACGCAGGGCTGGTGGGTCGCCGCCGGGGCGCGGTTCCGCATCGCGGCCCCGCCGGCCGTACGGATCACGACGGCGACGCTCGCGCCTGCGGACGCCCGGAGCCTCGCGGCGGACTTCGCCGAGGTCCTGGGGGACGCCCAGGCGACGTACGGCGGGTGA
- a CDS encoding MFS transporter codes for MSRSTARPARPPLKDRIPGGTDGRRMLLIGFIDKCGTGLWSTAMALYFTYVTGLGLGQVGLLIALSGAAGIAGAPLGGRLADRFPLVRVIICTQLLRAAALLALLTTDDYLLLVLFSAAGALPDRATNVLTKLYAARVAGPDRVRYQAINRTTSNIGWTLGGLGAAGALAVGSTTAFHLLLVGDALSYLLMAALTLRCAEPPAPTASRVAAASADPAPATKPSSPWRDRGFLAFTTGDAVFFLHDSILQVALPLWIVHATDAPVGLAPLLMVANSALVVLFQVPLSRFGASTDAARRLLGPLAGLFAVATLALAVSALGGRTLAIAALVTAAVALTFAEMIHTIASWEISVALAPDDAQGAYLGVHGLAQSTQRFAGPLLMTGLVSAGPLAWPFLGAALVATTAAQNRLVRRRLTGPSLSVPKVTVSEH; via the coding sequence ATGAGCCGCAGCACCGCACGACCCGCCCGACCGCCCCTCAAGGACCGCATCCCCGGTGGCACCGACGGCCGCCGCATGCTCCTCATCGGCTTCATCGACAAGTGCGGCACCGGACTCTGGTCCACGGCCATGGCCCTCTACTTCACCTACGTCACCGGCCTCGGCCTCGGCCAGGTCGGCCTCCTCATCGCCCTCTCCGGCGCCGCGGGCATAGCGGGCGCCCCCCTCGGCGGCCGCCTCGCCGACCGCTTCCCCCTCGTCCGCGTCATCATCTGCACCCAACTCCTCCGCGCCGCCGCCCTCCTCGCCCTCCTCACCACCGACGACTACCTGCTGCTCGTCCTCTTCTCCGCGGCCGGCGCCCTCCCCGACCGCGCCACCAACGTCCTCACCAAGCTCTACGCGGCCCGCGTCGCCGGCCCCGACCGCGTCCGCTACCAGGCCATCAACCGCACCACCTCCAACATCGGCTGGACCCTCGGCGGCCTCGGCGCCGCCGGCGCACTCGCCGTCGGCTCCACCACCGCCTTCCACCTCCTGCTCGTCGGCGACGCCCTGTCCTACCTCCTGATGGCCGCCCTCACCCTCCGCTGCGCCGAACCCCCCGCCCCCACCGCCTCACGCGTCGCCGCCGCCTCCGCCGACCCGGCCCCCGCCACCAAGCCCTCCAGCCCCTGGCGCGACCGCGGCTTCCTCGCCTTCACCACCGGCGACGCCGTCTTCTTCCTCCACGACTCGATCCTCCAGGTCGCCCTGCCGCTCTGGATCGTCCACGCCACCGACGCCCCCGTCGGCCTCGCCCCGCTCCTGATGGTGGCCAACAGCGCCCTCGTCGTGCTCTTCCAGGTCCCCCTCTCCCGATTCGGCGCCAGCACCGACGCCGCCCGCCGCCTGCTCGGCCCGCTGGCCGGCCTCTTCGCCGTCGCCACCCTCGCCCTCGCCGTCTCCGCCCTGGGCGGCCGCACCCTCGCGATCGCCGCCCTCGTCACGGCAGCCGTCGCCCTCACCTTCGCCGAGATGATCCACACCATCGCCTCCTGGGAGATCTCCGTCGCCCTCGCCCCCGACGACGCCCAAGGCGCCTACCTCGGGGTCCACGGCCTCGCCCAGTCCACCCAGCGCTTCGCGGGCCCCCTCCTCATGACCGGCCTCGTCTCCGCGGGCCCCCTGGCCTGGCCGTTCCTCGGCGCAGCCCTGGTCGCCACCACCGCCGCCCAGAACCGCCTCGTCCGCCGACGCCTCACCGGACCGTCACTGTCAGTGCCGAAGGTTACGGTGAGTGAGCACTGA
- the ptsP gene encoding phosphoenolpyruvate--protein phosphotransferase: METTLRGVGVSHGVAIGEVRHMGTAVLEPPAKQIPPDEAEREQGRARQAVEAVAADLIARGNLAGGEAQAVLEAQAMIAQDPELIADVDRRIAVGSTAERGIYDAFSHYRELLAGAGEYMAGRVADLDDVRNRIVARLLGVPMPGVPDSDEPYVLIARDLAPADTALLDPTLVLGFVTEEGGPTSHSAILARALGVPAIVALPGAGELAEGTLIAVDGSTGEIFVEPSEEKKAELTKAAAERKAALATSSGPGATSDGHKVPLLANVGGPADVPAAVEAGAEGVGLFRTEFLFLDDSEKAPSEEKQVEAYRKVLEAFPEGRVVVRVLDAGADKPLDFLTPADEPNPALGVRGLRSLLDHPEVLRTQLTALAKAAEGLPVYLEVMAPMVADRTDAKAFADACREAGLRAKFGAMVEIPSAALRARSILQEVEFLSLGTNDLAQYTFAADRQVGAVSRLQDPWQPALLDLVALSAEAAKAEGKSCGVCGEAASDPLLACVLTGLGVTSLSMGAASIPYVRATLAKYTLAQCERAAAAARAADTAHEARLAAQAVLSGE; this comes from the coding sequence ATGGAGACAACGCTGCGAGGCGTCGGCGTCAGCCACGGAGTGGCGATCGGCGAGGTCCGGCACATGGGTACGGCAGTGCTGGAGCCGCCGGCCAAGCAGATCCCCCCGGACGAGGCGGAGCGCGAACAGGGGCGCGCCCGTCAGGCCGTGGAGGCTGTGGCCGCGGACCTGATCGCCCGGGGCAATCTGGCCGGTGGCGAGGCCCAGGCGGTGCTGGAGGCCCAGGCGATGATCGCCCAGGACCCGGAGCTCATCGCCGACGTCGACCGCCGGATCGCGGTCGGCAGCACGGCCGAGCGCGGGATCTACGACGCTTTCTCGCACTACCGCGAGCTGCTCGCGGGTGCTGGCGAGTACATGGCGGGCCGGGTCGCGGACCTCGACGACGTGCGGAACCGGATCGTCGCGCGTCTCCTTGGCGTGCCGATGCCGGGTGTGCCGGACAGCGACGAGCCGTACGTGCTGATCGCCCGGGACCTGGCGCCCGCCGACACGGCGCTGCTCGACCCGACGCTGGTGCTCGGGTTCGTGACGGAGGAGGGCGGTCCGACCAGTCACAGCGCGATCCTCGCGCGGGCGCTGGGTGTGCCGGCCATCGTGGCGCTTCCGGGCGCGGGTGAGCTGGCCGAGGGCACGCTCATCGCGGTCGACGGTTCCACCGGTGAGATCTTCGTGGAGCCGAGCGAGGAGAAGAAGGCGGAGCTGACGAAGGCGGCCGCCGAGCGCAAGGCCGCGCTGGCCACGTCCAGCGGTCCGGGCGCGACCTCCGACGGTCACAAGGTGCCGCTGCTGGCCAACGTCGGCGGTCCGGCGGACGTGCCCGCGGCGGTGGAGGCCGGCGCCGAGGGTGTCGGTCTGTTCCGTACGGAGTTCCTCTTCCTGGACGACAGCGAGAAGGCGCCGTCCGAGGAGAAGCAGGTCGAGGCGTACCGCAAGGTTCTCGAGGCGTTCCCCGAGGGCCGTGTGGTCGTGCGGGTGCTCGACGCGGGTGCCGACAAGCCGCTGGACTTCCTGACGCCGGCGGACGAGCCGAACCCGGCGCTCGGTGTGCGGGGTCTGCGGTCGCTGCTCGACCACCCGGAGGTGCTGCGGACGCAGCTGACCGCGCTGGCGAAGGCGGCCGAGGGGCTGCCGGTGTACCTCGAGGTCATGGCTCCGATGGTGGCCGACCGTACGGACGCGAAGGCGTTCGCCGACGCGTGCCGTGAGGCGGGGCTGCGGGCGAAGTTCGGTGCGATGGTCGAGATTCCCTCGGCCGCGCTGCGGGCTCGCTCGATCCTCCAGGAGGTCGAGTTCCTGTCGCTGGGCACCAACGACCTGGCGCAGTACACCTTCGCGGCCGACCGTCAGGTCGGTGCGGTGTCCCGGCTCCAGGATCCGTGGCAGCCGGCGCTGCTCGACCTGGTGGCGCTGTCCGCCGAGGCGGCCAAGGCCGAGGGCAAGAGCTGTGGTGTCTGTGGTGAAGCGGCTTCGGATCCGCTGCTCGCGTGTGTGCTGACGGGTCTGGGTGTCACCTCCCTGTCGATGGGTGCGGCGTCGATTCCGTATGTGCGGGCGACGCTCGCCAAGTACACGCTGGCGCAGTGCGAGCGGGCCGCGGCCGCGGCGCGGGCCGCGGACACGGCGCACGAGGCGCGGCTCGCCGCGCAGGCGGTGCTGTCCGGGGAGTGA
- a CDS encoding PTS glucose transporter subunit IIA produces MTTVTSPLAGRAIGLAAVPDPVFSGAMVGPGTAIDPVREPSEAVSPVDGVIVSLHPHAFVVVDDEGHGVLTHLGIDTVQLNGEGFELLVKKGDRVARGQAVVRWNPAAVEAGGKSPICPVVALEATADSLSELVEDGDVKAEDVLFGWR; encoded by the coding sequence ATGACAACCGTGACGTCGCCACTTGCTGGACGCGCCATCGGTCTCGCCGCAGTTCCCGACCCGGTCTTCTCCGGTGCGATGGTCGGTCCCGGTACCGCCATCGATCCCGTACGTGAGCCCTCGGAGGCCGTCTCCCCCGTCGACGGGGTCATCGTCTCCCTGCACCCGCACGCCTTCGTCGTCGTCGACGACGAAGGACACGGTGTGCTGACGCACCTCGGCATCGACACCGTCCAGCTGAACGGGGAGGGCTTCGAGCTGCTCGTCAAGAAGGGTGACCGGGTGGCGCGCGGGCAGGCCGTCGTCCGGTGGAACCCCGCCGCCGTCGAGGCCGGCGGCAAGTCCCCCATCTGTCCCGTCGTGGCCCTGGAGGCCACCGCGGACTCGCTCTCCGAGCTCGTCGAGGACGGCGATGTGAAGGCCGAAGACGTGCTCTTCGGCTGGCGCTGA